One genomic region from Dichotomicrobium thermohalophilum encodes:
- a CDS encoding NAD(P)H-dependent oxidoreductase, whose protein sequence is MNLARMAASRMEAGRPVRAGLIGAGKFGSMFLAQVPTIAGLEVTAIADLAPDHARAACRTVGWDDARTEKIAFTEDGTALAARDDVEVVIEATGQPRAGISHAQAAIAAGKHVVMVNVEADVLAGPALAQRAASAEVVYSMAYGDQPALVAELVDWARASGFSVAAAGKGTKYLPEYHHVTPDNVWEHYGLSLDEARRAGMNPQMFNSFLDGTKSAIEMAAIANATGLAVPRAGLSFPPCGVDDLPHVLRPRSAGGQLEHSGMVEVVSSLERDGRPVYRDLRWGVYVLLEAPNDYAAACFRQYGLPTDSTGRYAAMYKPFHLIGLELSISVLSAALRREPTGCAHSFRGNVAAVAKRDLAAGEMLDGEGGYTVWGKLVPADAGASADVLPIGLAHGIPLVRNVSEGEILTFSDVKIPDDEVIGIYREATLTA, encoded by the coding sequence ATGAACTTGGCGAGAATGGCGGCGAGCCGGATGGAAGCCGGTCGGCCTGTGCGGGCCGGCCTCATCGGAGCCGGCAAGTTCGGCTCGATGTTTCTCGCGCAGGTGCCGACCATCGCCGGGCTTGAAGTAACCGCCATCGCCGATCTGGCACCGGACCACGCCCGGGCAGCCTGCCGGACCGTCGGATGGGACGATGCGCGGACCGAGAAAATCGCGTTTACCGAAGACGGCACTGCGCTCGCAGCGCGCGATGATGTCGAGGTCGTCATCGAGGCCACCGGACAGCCCCGCGCCGGGATTTCGCATGCGCAGGCCGCGATCGCGGCCGGCAAGCATGTCGTGATGGTCAATGTCGAAGCCGATGTTCTCGCCGGTCCGGCGCTGGCGCAGCGCGCGGCGAGCGCAGAGGTCGTCTACTCGATGGCATATGGGGATCAGCCGGCGCTGGTGGCCGAATTGGTCGACTGGGCACGTGCTTCCGGCTTCTCGGTCGCGGCCGCCGGCAAGGGGACGAAGTATCTTCCTGAGTATCACCACGTCACGCCTGATAACGTCTGGGAGCACTATGGGCTGAGCCTGGACGAGGCGCGGCGGGCCGGCATGAACCCGCAGATGTTCAACTCGTTTCTGGACGGGACGAAAAGCGCAATCGAAATGGCTGCAATCGCAAACGCGACCGGCCTTGCTGTTCCCCGTGCCGGCCTGAGCTTTCCGCCCTGCGGAGTCGACGATCTTCCACATGTCCTGCGGCCCCGTAGCGCCGGCGGTCAGCTTGAGCATTCCGGCATGGTCGAGGTCGTCTCCAGCCTGGAGCGCGACGGGCGCCCGGTCTACCGGGACCTTCGCTGGGGCGTTTACGTGCTTCTTGAAGCGCCGAACGACTATGCCGCCGCGTGCTTTCGCCAATATGGCCTGCCGACCGACAGCACGGGCCGCTATGCGGCCATGTACAAGCCGTTTCACCTGATCGGTCTCGAACTGTCGATCTCGGTGCTGAGTGCGGCGCTGCGTCGTGAGCCCACCGGGTGCGCCCACAGCTTCCGGGGAAATGTAGCCGCGGTCGCCAAGCGCGATCTTGCGGCGGGCGAGATGCTGGACGGCGAGGGCGGATACACTGTCTGGGGCAAACTGGTGCCCGCGGATGCGGGCGCGTCCGCCGACGTCCTGCCCATCGGGCTGGCCCACGGCATTCCGCTGGTGCGCAACGTCAGCGAGGGCGAAATTCTGACATTCTCCGATGTCAAAATCCCCGACGATGAGGTCATTGGCATCTACCGGGAGGCGACGCTGACGGCATGA
- a CDS encoding PQQ-dependent sugar dehydrogenase, which produces MNLKSIISSCLSFIVAAVLAAGTATAQEKIKLEPFVEGLNQPVAMVQTPDGRMFVAEQWGRVRVVTADGQLLGEPLLDIRHLIVDQIPDFDERGLIGLALHPDFENNGKFYVAYSGHKDWQGRLNELLWYDHNNVVAEYTISDENENLADRFSGRVLSSIAWPQFNHNGHWMDFGPDGMLYVSVGDGGYANDWGIGHNVRTGNGQDVTTVLGSIMRLDPETGEAAEGNPDLGPDADPRIWAYGLRNAWRCSFDMGGDNELFCADVGQNSYEEVNIVEAGDNLGWRRMEASHCFNYLEPDNHPEECDTSGLKMPIIEYENCTARPQNCKGISITGGYVYRGSHEPWQGKYIFGDWSKQFGAYDGQIFFGTEGEDGNWTMETAEVTNMDGNIPYVLSFAQDNDGEVYALTSVTTGPAGGAQDTIYKIVPSE; this is translated from the coding sequence GTGAATCTCAAATCAATAATCTCATCCTGCCTCAGCTTCATCGTGGCCGCCGTACTCGCGGCAGGAACGGCCACCGCTCAGGAAAAAATCAAGCTCGAACCCTTCGTCGAGGGCCTGAACCAGCCAGTGGCAATGGTCCAGACGCCTGACGGCCGCATGTTCGTCGCCGAGCAGTGGGGTCGCGTCCGCGTGGTCACCGCCGATGGCCAACTCCTCGGCGAGCCGCTCCTGGACATTCGCCACCTCATAGTCGACCAGATACCGGACTTCGACGAGCGTGGTCTCATCGGCCTGGCGCTCCATCCGGATTTCGAGAACAACGGCAAGTTCTATGTCGCCTACTCCGGCCACAAGGACTGGCAGGGGCGCCTCAACGAACTGCTCTGGTACGACCACAACAACGTCGTCGCCGAGTACACGATTTCCGATGAGAACGAGAATCTGGCGGACCGGTTCTCCGGGCGTGTGCTCTCGTCGATCGCATGGCCGCAATTCAACCATAACGGCCACTGGATGGATTTCGGCCCGGATGGAATGCTTTACGTCTCTGTGGGTGACGGTGGCTACGCGAATGACTGGGGCATCGGCCACAATGTGCGTACCGGCAATGGTCAGGATGTCACGACCGTCCTCGGATCGATCATGCGTCTCGATCCGGAAACCGGTGAAGCGGCTGAAGGCAACCCGGACCTGGGGCCGGACGCCGACCCGCGCATCTGGGCCTACGGCCTGCGCAACGCATGGCGCTGCTCCTTCGACATGGGCGGCGACAATGAACTGTTCTGCGCCGATGTCGGACAGAACAGCTATGAGGAAGTGAACATCGTCGAAGCCGGCGACAACCTCGGCTGGCGCCGGATGGAGGCGAGCCATTGCTTCAACTATCTGGAGCCGGACAACCACCCCGAGGAGTGCGACACGTCAGGGCTGAAGATGCCGATCATCGAATACGAGAACTGCACGGCCCGGCCGCAGAACTGCAAGGGCATCTCCATCACGGGCGGCTACGTCTATCGCGGCAGCCACGAGCCCTGGCAGGGCAAATACATCTTCGGTGACTGGTCCAAACAGTTCGGCGCCTATGACGGCCAGATCTTCTTCGGCACCGAGGGCGAGGACGGCAACTGGACCATGGAGACTGCCGAGGTCACCAACATGGACGGCAATATCCCCTACGTCCTGTCCTTCGCGCAGGACAATGACGGGGAGGTCTACGCCCTGACCTCGGTCACCACCGGTCCGGCTGGCGGTGCTCAGGACACGATCTACAAGATTGTGCCCAGCGAGTAA
- a CDS encoding c-type cytochrome, translating into MKSAFTAALLAAVIALPAYAQEASKPPEPFTEDFLSDAENINAGQEMWAEQCRHCHGRTAYPGKAPKLKPYKYKPEFVYRRVTDGFRKMPSWEEVYTDLERMQITAYVLSDDFSP; encoded by the coding sequence ATGAAGTCCGCTTTCACAGCTGCGCTCTTGGCCGCGGTCATTGCGCTACCGGCATACGCGCAGGAGGCGAGCAAGCCGCCCGAGCCATTCACCGAGGATTTCCTGAGCGACGCCGAAAACATCAACGCCGGCCAAGAGATGTGGGCCGAACAGTGCCGCCACTGCCATGGCCGTACCGCCTATCCGGGGAAGGCGCCGAAACTGAAGCCATACAAGTATAAGCCGGAGTTCGTGTATCGCCGCGTTACCGACGGCTTCCGCAAGATGCCTTCCTGGGAAGAGGTCTACACGGACCTCGAGCGCATGCAGATCACGGCCTACGTGCTCAGCGACGATTTCTCGCCGTGA